ATACATGATACAAGATAAGTCATCTGCCTTTGGTGGATGAATATCTATAGAATCCTTCTTTGCATCACCGTTTGAAAtcaatttatcaaaagaaaCGATTTTCAAATCTGGTCTAATCTCTTTAATCTTCTCCATAGCATCATGAGCATCTTGGTATAACTTACCGTTGAATCTCTTATCTTTGGGGTCTATTGGTTCGGAATGaatcaaaaatttgatattgaCTTTAGTATTCTTCAAAGGATTAATCAACGTATGTAAAAGAGCGTTATCTGTGAAAACTGCTCTAGAATCAGTTTGAATCATTGAGTGGGTCAACCCAGATTCACCTAAAGTATCATAAGCAGTCACAGTGGAGATCGATTGAGATTGAGCCCCTAAAAACATTTGCAGCCATTTTTGAGAAGTGCTTGCATAGATGTGCACTTTGTCAGATTCGCCCGGTTTCAACCCCAAATCGATCAGCCCACGACCAATAGCATGGATGTTAGATGCCAATTGAACATAAGTAATGTACTTATAGTCACTCAAGTGATAATAAGACCAATTTTTCTCCACTTCAGTTTCTTTACCAttgattgtttttttaataattttcttctctGTAACCACATCGATGATGTTTCTCCAACCAAGAGCTTTTCTATCTTTACCACGTTGGCAACATTCTAATGCAAATTCATAAACCGTCTTACTTTTGAAATCCTTAGGTCTTTCAATAGAACCTTCTTTAGCATAAGTAGCTCTTCTTGGAGCTGTTTCAGTCTTGTCCTTTTGTGGACCTACTTCAACAGAATACAATTTAGCCATGATTTAATAGATGATAtaaaggtaaaaaaaatatcaaagaataataataataattgggTGTAATATAAGAAGACAATGAGATGATCAGTCACTTATAGATATTAAAACGATTACAACAATAACAAAGagacaataaaaaaatataaaccaaaaaaccaaatagaaaaaaatttaaagagaATCGGTAGATGAATTCTAATGTCGATCAATTAACTAGTcaagttttaaaataaaaaaaaaaagtttaattaataaagataaatgattatcattaatttgAACCAAATTAGATAACAAACtccaataaaaaaaaataacccCGTGCCGAAAAGAGGAGAATAATGAAAGTCAAAGTGTCAGCCGGatgtttattttatttttattatttttttttcttatatcCGACGGGATTCGGATATAAGACGGCATAAGCACGTGCTATTTCATGTCACGtgtataaaaaataaaggtcacgttttttaatttctcttttttatttttaaatttctctGGGCGGGAAAAATCAGACAAAAATTTGCATTGGCTATTTATACGGCTCAGAAAAACACGGGGCGGCCGGGAATAAGACTAACTCCGAAGGAAAATCATTATAGGTGATGCACGTGACATTTAATTGTTAATCATCTAGTTAATTAGCAAGTTATCATTAGTGATAACTATGACTATCAtcactactactactactactactagtGTATGGCATGGAGAGTGAAGGAGTCAGTATTTCAGGTAAAGTATCCAAAGCTAATCTTGCTTCTTTAGAAGTTACAGAATATTCGAGCAGAAATGCAAGAACATCATGGGGAACTATTTTAGCCCAGTGGCCATAATGCAATTGAAGATTATCACTATAAGTGAAAGAGGTAGGTTCTTCTGGTAATGTATGCACTCGTACCATTCTTTTCTTGTTATTGTTGgtatattttgatatttgataatatccACTAATTATAGCCCTGGTAGAATCCCGTACAGAATGACATGGGGTCAAAGTAGTAgtaaaatttctttttttcaattcactACCATCTATTGGACAAACTTTTGTCCAATTACCCAAACGATGACCTTCATTTTGCAACCctattttattcaaatagttgatcatcaaataaataccCAAATCAGTCTTTGGAGcgtttttcaatttaaataaatgatgAGCAGGATGAACACTCATTAGTTTTGTATAAGCTGCGCCAACACCTTCTTTAAagaattgatatttttgattcACATCATTAGTTGTTTGTATAGGAGACTTATTGTTTTGCATTGGCACATATTCAAATGGCCCATTCTTGTTGATTTTTAGAtattcttctaataattgtaaCATATCACATCCTCTTGTATATGCAGGAATAAATTGAACAGTTcttggaatattattaagtgTATTGAAAGTATGTCCACAAACAATAGTAccaagatatttatttttcttcaaatggAAACTACTAGGATCTAATCGGATCAAATCACTAATACGGCATGCATTAGTGAACGTCAATACAGAGATTAATTTATATCGGATACAACTCATTTCTCTTGAATGGTTTTCAAACATTGCAAAACATTGACTATATATATCCCATGGATcaccatttttatttaaatattccaatACATTTTGGttgaatttcaaattagTTTCACTATTCCGAATatgttttgaatttgtatttgGTTCATTATGATTCTTTAATGGATTTTTGTcaatgataaataaattttcttctttacgTCCATCAGACAATATACGAAATTTCCATGGTTTAAAGAACGATtgttcatttaaaaaagtttgtaattgaattaatcTATTACCACTAATCCgatatttaaattgaatCTTATGTCTCGAATAATCAATTTCAAGAGAATTGATAGTAAttgctttattttttcgATACGTCCCATATGTGACTCTCTTAATCTTAGGGAAAGTAtgcaaaatataatatgataataaacTACCAAATATTCGCTTGTCAATTATTACTTTATCCTTACCGAATAACTCTTGGAAAAGTTCCTCATAAATCTCAAATCTCActtgaattaaaatgatgaaataatCTTGGACAGTCTTGCATTCTTTAAAAGCTCGAATCAATTCTCGTacattagaattagaatatgCGTCAACTTTACCACTGGCAACgatggaatttttttctcttggcatattaatttttaaactttaaaaaacaacaagAACAAAACAGACAATCCCAAAACCACCAAAAAGAATGTACAAAATAACAACTATGCAGGTacagtttttttttttttttttcttattcgTATATTCAAGACTCTATAACTTGTTCTTTTCTTTGGAATTTTAACCCTAACTTTGTTTGTAATTAGTTAATTACTACCCTTACctaaaaatttaactaCTTCCtattattctatttttgGGTTTTCCGTTTTAGTACATAATTGTAATACCGTACTACctattttactttaaaatANNNNNNNNNNNNNNNNNNNNGTTTCCTTTTTAGCATATTGTAATCCGTACACcattttcttaaaaaaaatagtaaaaatcatttattaGGGGTTCTGGtattttgatataataGATATTATGCATATAATAcattacaattatatttaattgtaaaCGAACTATCGAGCTAGaaactactactactactattaATAGCCTAATATCATTATGTTTGGATTCATAACGGATTACTTCTCTACGAAGAAGTCATCTGACGATATGCTTACAAGAAGCGCAAGAGATCAATGCTGGAATGCTCGAGATGTTTACTTCTCTTGTCTAGATTCACATGATGTGATTAGTCccaattcaaaaaatgcAAAGGATATTTGTACTtcagaaaaaaacaaatataatgaaaattgtGCCATTTCTTGGGTACGTTATTTCAATGATAAGAGACTTGTCga
The window above is part of the Henningerozyma blattae CBS 6284 chromosome 2, complete genome genome. Proteins encoded here:
- the TBLA0B02750 gene encoding uncharacterized protein gives rise to the protein MPREKNSIVASGKVDAYSNSNVRELIRAFKECKTVQDYFIILIQVRFEIYEELFQELFGKDKVIIDKRIFGSLLSYYILHTFPKIKRVTYGTYRKNKAITINSLEIDYSRHKIQFKYRISGNRLIQLQTFLNEQSFFKPWKFRILSDGRKEENLFIIDKNPLKNHNEPNTNSKHIRNSETNLKFNQNVLEYLNKNGDPWDIYSQCFAMFENHSREMSCIRYKLISVLTFTNACRISDLIRLDPSSFHLKKNKYLGTIVCGHTFNTLNNIPRTVQFIPAYTRGCDMLQLLEEYLKINKNGPFEYVPMQNNKSPIQTTNDVNQKYQFFKEGVGAAYTKLMSVHPAHHLFKLKNAPKTDLGIYLMINYLNKIGLQNEGHRLGNWTKVCPIDGSELKKRNFTTTLTPCHSVRDSTRAIISGYYQISKYTNNNKKRMVRVHTLPEEPTSFTYSDNLQLHYGHWAKIVPHDVLAFLLEYSVTSKEARLALDTLPEILTPSLSMPYTSSSSSSSDDSHSYH
- the COA6 gene encoding Coa6p (similar to Saccharomyces cerevisiae YMR244C-A; ancestral locus Anc_8.795), which translates into the protein MFGFITDYFSTKKSSDDMLTRSARDQCWNARDVYFSCLDSHDVISPNSKNAKDICTSEKNKYNENCAISWVRYFNDKRLVDYKKKKLMEENENVTFVDVNPALLEKKIILLHMQ